Proteins encoded in a region of the Trypanosoma brucei gambiense DAL972 chromosome 4, complete sequence genome:
- a CDS encoding eukaryotic translation initiation factor 2-alpha kinase precursor, putative, whose amino-acid sequence MPDAYVFAASLLCCLWALTGSGVRGGDTEATIRSQPPGAENNILPLAVTPPSGLLLLLQMDGNITARWLDSGSHMWTVNTGGNIISVDVLRHATREVIRRDPFALPFIIEGGMLFTRRRYPASDAGKQLTTRYTKDGTFDDGDDYEDDYIDDAPLTPSHPQFFMNLSTLIRRRHVNVENTEIYVTTSVQLMDYDSHTGIPIMRPTPLTSFLHVVLCNVTIHVVRRGMYKWKMSIAQYKLSESFPPQGPESDEGGEKDQNFIANVVEEQSQNSVRQAILAMQARLRDAAMPFDFKRKTFNVDDLVMREVGNQRYTLWNTLTNVAEWPAAVGTTSSIVNAFFWHPGRGGVYPIPLYRFHRPPTADAFTHAGRLQRNGFPLLSDRPWTHRTVRLKPYVATWEDDIDADERETEELQRSFQQCSWLQECSANSRQMVAYSFREGMVGNESIPILSLSYILLNTMTRRTMFFAFQTVCILVSATLVGFGMLLRPRLRNAWAQYDSLMDNMRQTSKTTPTGFAAADRSGRFDTPAGGSPAAVFVESSPFSLTMTAAPLDDGVEQIVRMGKPQMTDSVNETSAGLGDTWWKNPNDYDDDDEYVAGESSLSVRGSVSATQPVTTPMPQLFQQHFDVLKKIGRGGEGNVFCVKHQVTGAMYAIKAVRIREEDKQRCVREAILHSSLDNPNVVRYFYSWIENIARSIAEAHGIVNNDNVEGSVSFCGDESYGTINDTVSSATGAPLNVLFIQMEYFKSGTLADHFRNRNAFSRLENVEHLLQIVRGLRYIHQQDVIHRDLKPTNIFVSDAGIMKIGDFGLAKRWQTPLGWKRASVEEFGSATALFDDERSFAGGTPLYWSPEQQCGGSATAASDVFSLGLIAVEFYCEFTTQHERLRTLGDARHGELPSALEDDFPEEAEVFRQMLGEQPDGRPSVDEVVQKLKHIVVEIRSGGNGSAKLGDNGATDDVGDVELAMPTSSSADMLSVNKTPADSMNIVPLGNVSSVESSTAGRLPSAN is encoded by the coding sequence ATGCCGGATGCCTATGTTTTTGCTGCGTCATTGCTTTGTTGCCTGTGGGCCCTTACGGGTTCAGGAGTGCGGGGAGGTGACACAGAAGCCACTATTCGGAGCCAACCACCAGGGGCTGAAAACAACATCTTGCCACTTGCAGTCACTCCACCGAGTGGTCTGCTCCTTCTTCTACAAATGGACGGTAACATCACAGCACGATGGTTGGATTCGGGATCCCACATGTGGACTGTGAATACTGGTGGAAACATAATATCGGTAGACGTGTTGCGGCACGCGACAAGGGAGGTGATCCGGCGTGATCCGTTTGCGCTTCCGTTTATAATTGAGGGAGGGATGCTTTTCACGCGACGGCGCTACCCAGCTAGTGATGCCGGGAAGCAATTAACCACTAGATATACTAAAGATGGTACCTTTGATGATGGCGACGACTATGAAGACGATTATATAGATGACGCGCCGCTCACTCCATCGCACCCGCAGTTTTTCATGAATCTCTCTACGCTTATTCGCCGTCGGCACGTGAATGTAGAAAATACAGAAATCTATGTCACAACGTCCGTACAGCTCATGGACTACGATAGCCACACTGGGATTCCGATTATGAGACCAACGCCACTAACTTCCTTTTTACACGTGGTACTTTGCAACGTCACCATTCATGTGGTGCGGCGCGGCATGTATAAGTGGAAGATGAGTATAGCACAATACAAACTTTCGGAGAGTTTTCCACCGCAAGGCCCGGAAAGTGATGAAGGAGGTGAAAAAGATCAGAACTTTATTGCGAACGTTGTAGAGGAGCAGAGTCAAAACAGTGTCCGCCAAGCCATACTTGCGATGCAGGCTCGTTTGAGAGATGCAGCGATGCCTTTTGACTTTAAACGCAAGACGTTTAACGTCGATGACCTTGTGATGCGTGAAGTAGGAAACCAACGGTATACGCTGTGGAATACGCTAACTAACGTTGCCGAGTGGCCTGCGGCAGTTGGAACGACAAGTAGCATTGTGAATGCCTTCTTCTGGCATCCCGGTCGCGGTGGTGTTTATCCTATCCCCCTTTACCGCTTCCACAGGCCACCAACAGCTGATGCCTTCACGCACGCAGGTAGATTACAAAGGAACGGATTCCCTCTTCTCAGTGATCGACCGTGGACGCACCGTACCGTGCGATTAAAACCGTACGTGGCAACGTGGGAAGACGATATAGACGCAGACGAGCGTGAAACGGAGGAACTCCAGCGTTCTTTTCAACAGTGCTCGTGGCTTCAGGAGTGTTCGGCCAACTCTCGCCAAATGGTGGCCTATTCTTTCAGGGAGGGTATGGTGGGGAACGAGTCTATTCCAATACTGTCCCTTTCGTACATACTGTTGAACACTATGACGCGACGGACGATGTTCTTTGCATTCCAAACGGTCTGTATTCTCGTCTCCGCAACCCTCGTTGGCTTTGGTATGTTGCTGCGGCCACGTTTAAGGAATGCGTGGGCGCAGTATGACTCACTTATGGATAACATGCGTCAGACTTCCAAAACCACGCCGACTGGTTTTGCAGCCGCCGATCGTTCCGGTCGTTTCGATACTCCTGCTGGTGGGAGCCCCGCAGCCGTGTTCGTTGAGTCGTCACCATTTTCGCTAACAATGACAGCGGCGCCACTTGATGATGGGGTTGAACAAATCGTACGAATGGGGAAACCACAAATGACTGACAGCGTGAATGAAACTTCTGCAGGTCTCGGTGACACGTGGTGGAAAAATCCAAACGActacgatgatgatgatgagtaCGTTGCCGGTGAATCCTCGCTGAGCGTAAGGGGAAGCGTGTCCGCCACGCAACCTGTCACCACACCCATGCCACAACTCTTTCAGCAGCATTTTGATGTTTTGAAAAAGATCGGCCGAGGCGGTGAAGGGAATGTCTTCTGTGTAAAGCACCAGGTTACGGGAGCTATGTACGCCATCAAAGCCGTTCGTATTCGTGAGGAAGACAAGCAAAGGTGTGTTCGCGAGGCCATTCTCCACAGCTCTCTTGACAATCCGAACGTTGTGCGGTACTTTTACTCATGGATTGAGAACATTGCTCGAAGCATCGCTGAAGCCCACGGTATCGTCAATAATGACAATGTGGAGGGTTCGGTGTCGTTCTGTGGAGACGAAAGCTACGGCACCATAAACGACACGGTGTCATCGGCAACGGGCGCCCCACTTAATGTGCTGTTCATACAAATGGAGTACTTTAAGAGTGGCACATTGGCAGATCACTTCCGCAACCGTAATGCCTTCAGCCGACTAGAAAATGTGGAGCATCTCCTCCAGATAGTCAGAGGTCTACGGTACATTCACCAGCAGGATGTAATACACCGTGACCTGAAGCCAACGAATATATTTGTCTCTGACGCTGGCATAATGAAGATTGGTGATTTTGGACTGGCAAAGCGTTGGCAGACGCCATTGGGATGGAAGAGGGCCAGCGTGGAAGAGTTTGGTTCTGCCACAGCGCTCTTCGATGATGAACGTTCCTTCGCCGGTGGGACACCGCTTTACTGGAGTCCCGAGCAGCAGTGTGGGGGGAGTGCGACGGCAGCCAGTGATGTTTTTTCCCTTGGATTGATCGCTGTGGAATTTTATTGCGAGTTTACGACACAGCATGAACGACTGCGGACACTCGGTGATGCACGTCACGGTGAACTTCCCTCTGCGTTGGAGGACGACTTCCCTGAGGAAGCTGAGGTTTTCCGGCAAATGCTGGGAGAACAACCAGACGGCCGGCCATCGGTGGATGAAGTGGTCCAGAAGCTGAAGCATATTGTGGTGGAAATTCGCAGCGGTGGCAACGGTTCGGCAAAGTTGGGTGACAATGGAGCTACGGATGATGTTGGTGACGTGGAGTTGGCGATGCCTACAAGTTCTTCAGCGGATATGTTGAGCGTTAATAAAACCCCGGCCGACTCCATGAATATTGTTCCCTTGGGGAATGTCAGTTCAGTGGAGTCGTCTACGGCTGGGCGTTTGCCGTCAGCCAACTGA
- a CDS encoding 8-oxoguanine DNA glycosylase, putative, translating to MQRVLPFALHCYFNLGSAMRDWHALAPSAAIHLPMTLCGGQCFRWRRTPRGTWVGVVRHTAYELCDPLKMSIAKPEQKKARKTASFLSPLSLAATAAPPFISSADVSATGQPSADLLWFRCLNCDLRSESDAREQTLFLRHYLALDVDLQKMWLRWTADNPMKSHPLVKCLTPCGSTDLPVSIRHLRQDLHETLLGFLCSQNNNVPRITSLMERLSISYGDYLCDYNVVTGDVRHAAHCGNVKGKPSEQNDGGGWIALHALPSMDQLAAATEESLRALGFGYRSRYLTECAAIISKSGATRVQKEVKDKKMKKKEVGKPAGPLAAVQPYKWYEELASNRLTLQERREKLLALPGVGRKVADCILLFALGHHELVPVDTHTAQVAAEYLASPPAVVVAAKKQRESEASERFKRRRGSNHEELANAVDSGDSVLSSLSWENTLVEWYRNGRGKKAKFPALLLKHHDAIQYGFKLLFGDYCGWAHSILFYARMRSSGNKEATA from the coding sequence ATGCAACGAGTTCTCCCCTTCGCTCTACACTGCTATTTTAACCTAGGTTCTGCAATGCGCGATTGGCATGCGCTAGCGCCAAGCGCAGCGATCCATCTGCCCATGACGTTGTGCGGTGGACAGTGCTTTCGCTGGCGCCGGACACCGCGTGGGACATGGGTGGGGGTCGTTCGGCATACCGCCTATGAACTGTGCGATCCACTTAAAATGAGCATTGCGAAGCCCGAGCAGAAGAAAGCGAGAAAGACTGCttcattcctttctcctttgtCCCTTGCGGCGACTGCTGCTCCACCTTTTATATCTTCTGCCGATGTTTCGGCGACTGGGCAGCCTTCCGCTGATCTCCTTTGGTTCCGCTGTCTCAACTGTGACCTACGCAGCGAATCGGATGCTCGTGAGCAGACGCTCTTTCTTCGCCACTACTTAGCACTTGATGTTGATTTGCAAAAGATGTGGCTGCGGTGGACAGCAGACAACCCGATGAAGTCTCATCCTCTGGTGAAGTGTCTTACCCCGTGCGGCTCAACTGATCTCCCCGTGAGTATTCGCCATCTGCGACAGGATTTGCATGAGACCCTTCTTGGGTTCTTATGCTCACAGAATAACAACGTTCCACGCATCACGAGTCTGATGGAACGCCTCTCCATCTCCTATGGTGATTATTTGTGCGATTATAATGTAGTGACAGGTGATGTGCGCCACGCGGCTCACTGTGGAAACGTAAAGGGGAAACCTTCGGAGCAAAACGATGGTGGAGGCTGGATAGCTTTGCATGCTCTTCCTTCCATGGACCAGTTGGCGGCAGCCACGGAGGAGAGCCTGCGCGCTCTGGGTTTTGGCTATCGCAGCAGATACTTAACTGAATGTGCGGCAATCATCAGTAAGAGCGGTGCTACCAGGGTTCAAAAGGAAGTTAAAgataagaaaatgaagaaaaaggaggtggGCAAGCCAGCTGGCCCACTCGCCGCCGTGCAACCGTACAAATGGTATGAGGAACTTGCCAGCAACCGACTTACCCTTCAAGAGCGAAGGGAAAAACTTTTAGCCTTGCCGGGTGTTGGGCGAAAGGTTGCGGActgtattttattatttgccCTAGGTCACCACGAACTTGTTCCTGTGGACACACATACGGCGCAAGTTGCGGCTGAGTATCTAGCCTCTCCACCAGCGGTTGTGGTAGCTGCGAAAAAGCAACGTGAAAGCGAAGCCTCGGAGAGGTTCAAACGGAGACGAGGAAGTAACCATGAAGAACTTGCAAATGCTGTGGATAGCGGGGACTCGGTACTGTCATCTCTGTCATGGGAAAATACCCTAGTGGAATGGTATAGGAATGGCAGAGGCAAAAAAGCGAAGTTTCCTGCTTTACTGCTGAAACATCATGACGCAATACAGTACGGGTTTAAGCTACTCTTCGGTGATTATTGTGGTTGGGCGCACAGCATATTATTTTACGCCCGCATGAGATCATCTGGGAACAAGGAAGCAACAGCATGA
- a CDS encoding NAD dependent deacetylase, putative translates to MRRPNRMIAILTGAGISAESGISTFRDQNGLWENHRVEDVCTPAAFLKQPTVVQRFYNERRRALLSPEVKPNASHQALARLQREYKDGQVVIITQNIDDLHERAGSRQVLHMHGELLKVRCTATGRVFESRDDVIHGESKCECCGVVETLRPHIVWFNEMPLYMDVIDEVVQNAGLFVAVGTSGNVYPAAGLVMIAKAHGAETLELNLEPSGNCRDFDRSVYGPASVIVPAWADEVLHGKGPAA, encoded by the coding sequence ATGAGGCGGCCCAATCGTATGATTGCTATTTTAACGGGTGCTGGCATCTCTGCCGAGTCGGGCATTTCAACATTCCGTGATCAGAACGGCTTATGGGAGAACCACCGCGTGGAGGATGTTTGTACTCCTGCCGCCTTCCTCAAACAACCGACAGTCGTACAGCGTTTTTACAACGAACGCCGGAGGGCCCTTCTTTCACCGGAGGTGAAGCCCAATGCTTCGCATCAGGCGCTTGCGAGGCTTCAACGTGAATACAAGGATGGTCAAGTGGTTATCATCACGCAGAATATTGACGACTTGCACGAGCGGGCAGGATCAAGGCAAGTTTTGCACATGCATGGCGAACTGTTGAAGGTGCGTTGTACCGCGACAGGACGCGTGTTTGAGTCAAGGGATGACGTGATCCATGGTGAATCGAAATGTGAATGCTGCGGAGTCGTAGAAACTCTCAGACCGCATATAGTATGGTTTAACGAAATGCCGCTGTATATGGATGTAATTGATGAAGTGGTGCAAAACGCGGGGCTTTTCGTGGCTGTCGGTACTTCCGGTAACGTATACCCTGCAGCGGGTCTTGTGATGATTGCAAAAGCACATGGAGCAGAAACACTTGAACTCAACCTGGAACCCAGTGGGAACTGCAGGGACTTCGATCGGTCCGTTTACGGGCCGGCGTCTGTCATTGTTCCTGCTTGGGCCGACGAGGTGCTTCACGGAAAGGGTCCCGCGGCATGA
- a CDS encoding multidrug resistance-associated protein,putative: MTTKNRPIEEAAAVYILRIIHTILLWSGVTLGSVLVVCSQPRFVPIRTAISSFVYLLASLCVIFVSILELKGHISTISGVTHWMDRVGCSYWFLLLFIRCIKPSHAVEWVASALLPLLVLTEWAVVTTYILISSTYHPVITVDLFLTVLHTVVFTAFVGLDRLMISDITVIFSAARAAQDADAVEACGGNMGMSRSGPRSFRSDDMLELSHELQSSASSYSSALCRGNSRCYILRVVARRWGGTYAVLVFVRLLYEFGGLLPAHLLRILVDNLSVVENKHGKKHGSDGLCMASVMIVVIIAYNLICTFLRAHYRVGLQKIVLYIRGLLTSELFRCTLCRRKHLFDGRTQGDIMNHLSLDVARVADAASSFNDLWALPLQLSLALYLLYIQISFAFVAGVVVSVALIPINMWLTKRIQGVMSELMRENDERVLRITEIVRNIIYVKMCGWSQLVQQWVKESRDRYLVHLTWLKYLDAFCVFFWATTPTLVSLVTFITFILMGGELTPGKAVTALALFNSLTMPLNAYPCVINGLVESYVSWCRLSPFLVMRPDACHGDLYGFASGESDSGPKMFTEITEEYQDMVVSSEEMPCASSLNEIQPLLQAKGCVGEMRRQRLAGIHGLPHPFRRNHDLLIDIRSGVIRLNTQGGAGLPRPSFMLHIPTFQATSSQLIAVVGVSGSGKSTFLDGLAGEHLIDPNDATGHAAVSRFSTAYVEQQPFLMSGTLRENILMGLMYDSVRYEAVINAVALTQNFQTCFYPDGDTFLVGDRGIRLSGGQRARVALARALYAGKELYLIDDILGCLDPTVARHIVINALVGSAKSGSCVIVATHNQELVERADVVYRCVEGQLLFSQRLVKTAATTVAEPSSPAAKPHATQQHVALANKEKGHGKVGNVLGDVPWPSSDSSPARAPAATPESGSIEAAEVLETSKHGTLAWETLACYIGRVGWKLSAFIIISAALMQISRNAGDQYVVTWAKSGDGNTTRFIWSLAILAGVNSVLALARGFSFAFGGLRAAKRLHNELLGHVMSATFTFFSDTPPGRIINRLCGDTYTIDDSLPFIMNILLAQTFLLCGAVVVILLNSSSLLIVTLIPVSVLYHRIQCPYRASSRELRRLEEAANAPLLDTMRDALDGGVVIRSLGGRVVMSHLRRASRNTDLLLRVKFNSMLLGAWFTIRLELVGLLPLIFVGGTATYYHGSASAPFIGLALAYVQPLTSYVGGLLGAFASTETELISVERVRQYFSLASEEPRTLGMFFSPPRSNWPSGGQVVLSNVSMRYDPSGPEVLRSLSFHVNAGEKVAIVGRTGAGKSSIFSALLRLVEIESGSIHIDGYDTRRLPLEVLRTRLSVLPQQPFIFSGSLRQNIDPFGLHSEDAVRDVATSVKLDGVALDYNVTDSSRVSGGQRHLIALARVILQRSPLLLLDEPTAQSSAEAEAALWSSLAEHLRSTTVLCITHKLSHIDFFDRVIVIENGHVAGDGTVAQLRAASVWPFSSPNADASLT; encoded by the coding sequence atgacaacaaaaaataggcCGATTGAGGAGGCTGCAGCGGTGTACATACTGCGCATTATACATACTATACTTCTTTGGTCGGGTGTTACTCTCGGCTCCGTACTCGTCGTATGTTCTCAACCACGCTTTGTCCCCATTCGGACAGCGATCTCGAGTTTTGTTTATCTCTTGGCCTCTCTGTGTGTAATATTCGTTAGCATTCTGGAACTCAAAGGTCATATTTCTACCATCAGCGGTGTAACTCATTGGATGGACAGAGTGGGATGTTCCTATTGGTTTTTGCTGCTATTTATCCGGTGCATCAAACCCTCTCATGCAGTGGAATGGGTCGCTTCTGCACTACTACCTCTGCTGGTGCTAACTGAATGGGCTGTCGTGACGACTTATATTCTTATTTCCAGCACTTATCATCCTGTTATTACCGTCGATCTTTTTCTTACGGTTCTCCATACGGTGGTGTTTACCGCCTTTGTTGGCCTGGACCGTTTGATGATCAGCGATATTACCGTCATTTTCTCTGCCGCTCGTGCCGCTCAGGATGCAGACGCTGTTGAAGCCTGTGGTGGAAATATGGGTATGTCACGCAGTGGCCCCAGAAGCTTCAGGTCTGACGATATGTTGGAACTGAGCCATGAGCTTCAGAGTAGTGCCTCTTCTTATTCTTCAGCCCTCTGCAGGGGTAATTCACGTTGTTATATATTACGTGTGGTGGCACGCCGCTGGGGCGGGACGTACGCCGTGCTTGTATTTGTGCGGCTTCTTTACGAGTTTGGAGGCCTTCTCCCAGCGCATCTCTTGCGAATACTGGTAGACAACTTGTCCGTAGTTGAAAATAAGCACGGAAAGAAACACGGAAGTGATGGGCTGTGTATGGCAAGTGTTATGATCGTGGTAATTATTGCTTACAATTTAATATGCACCTTTCTGCGTGCACACTACAGAGTGGGTTTGCAGAAAATTGTCTTATACATTCGTGGTCTCCTAACTTCAGAGCTGTTCCGCTGCACACTGTGTCGCCGGAAGCATCTATTTGACGGTAGAACGCAGGGTGATATTATGAACCACCTCTCATTGGATGTTGCGCGCGTAGCTGATGCAGCAAGTTCTTTTAATGATCTCTGGGCGCTGCCACTGCAACTCTCCCTTGCGTTGTACCTCTTGTACATACAAATCTCGTTTGCATTCGTTGCGGGTGTGGTGGTGTCAGTTGCACTGATACCCATCAACATGTGGCTGACGAAGCGCATCCAAGGTGTCATGAGTGAACTCATGCGGGAAAATGATGAACGTGTCCTGCGAATCACGGAGATAGTGAGGAACATTATTTACGTCAAAATGTGTGGCTGGTCGCAATTAGTTCAGCAGTGGGTGAAAGAATCACGTGATCGGTACTTGGTGCATCTCACGTGGCTCAAGTACTTGGATGCATTCTGTGTCTTCTTCTGGGCAACTACGCCTACACTTGTTTCACTTGTAACATTTATAACCTTTATTTTGATGGGTGGGGAGTTGACACCCGGAAAGGCTGTAACCGCGTTAGCCCTGTTCAACTCACTCACAATGCCGTTGAATGCGTATCCATGCGTCATTAATGGTCTCGTGGAGTCGTATGTGTCGTGGTGTCGGCTTAGTCCCTTCCTGGTAATGCGACCAGACGCATGTCACGGCGACTTGTATGGTTTTGCGTCAGGGGAAAGTGACTCAGGCCCCAAAATGTTTACCGAAATAACGGAGGAATACCAAGACATGGTGGTGAGTAGCGAAGAGATGCCCTGTGCTTCCTCATTGAATGAAATACAACCACTTCTTCAAGCAAAGGGTTGTGTTGGCGAGATGCGGCGGCAGCGTCTCGCGGGGATCCATGGGCTTCCTCATCCCTTCAGAAGAAATCACGATTTGCTCATTGATATCAGAAGCGGCGTCATAAGGCTCAATACGCAAGGTGGCGCAGGGTTGCCGCGACCCAGCTTCATGCTTCATATTCCAACCTTCCAAGCGACGAGCAGCCAACTTATTGCCGTTGTGGGTGTTTCTGGGTCGGGGAAAAGTACATTTCTTGACGGTCTTGCGGGTGAACACCTGATTGACCCAAATGATGCCACCGGCCACGCGGCAGTCTCACGCTTCTCCACGGCTTATGTCGAGCAACAACCTTTTTTGATGTCGGGAACACTGCGGGAGAATATTTTGATGGGACTCATGTACGACTCTGTGCGCTACGAGGCGGTTATAAATGCTGTAGCTCTCACTCAGAACTTTCAAACTTGTTTCTATCCCGATGGTGACACTTTTCTCGTAGGGGACAGAGGGATCCGACTAAGTGGAGGGCAGAGGGCACGGGTTGCTCTTGCGCGTGCTCTATACGCGGGAAAGGAGTTATATTTAATTGATGACATCCTTGGCTGTCTTGACCCAACAGTAGCGCGTCACATTGTCATAAATGCCCTCGTTGGTTCAGCAAAAAGCGGGAGTTGCGTTATCGTTGCCACACACAACCAGGAGCTCGTTGAGCGGGCAGATGTAGTGTACAGGTGTGTGGAGGgtcaacttcttttttctcagcGGTTAGTGAAAACAGCTGCTACTACAGTTGCCGAGCCAAGCTCGCCGGCGGCTAAGCCACATGCAACCCAACAACATGTGGCGTTGGCTAATAAGGAGAAAGGTCATGGAAAGGTAGGCAATGTTCTAGGTGATGTGCCATGGCCCTCGAGCGATAGTTCACCTGCGCGTGCGCCCGCCGCAACGCCAGAGAGCGGTTCAATAGAAGCGGCAGAAGTTCTGGAGACATCTAAACACGGCACTCTTGCGTGGGAAACACTGGCGTGTTACATCGGTCGGGTCGGGTGGAAGTTGTCTGCCTTCATTATCATATCTGCCGCTTTGATGCAAATATCTCGCAATGCGGGTGACCAGTACGTTGTAACGTGGGCTAAGAGTGGTGATGGAAATACCACGCGATTCATTTGGTCATTGGCCATCTTAGCTGGTGTGAACAGCGTGTTGGCGCTTGCGCGTGGTTTCAGTTTTGCTTTCGGTGGTCTGCGGGCCGCAAAAAGGCTACACAATGAGTTATTGGGCCACGTGATGTCTGCCACGTTTACCTTCTTCTCAGACACGCCGCCCGGCCGCATCATCAACCGGCTATGTGGTGATACATACACCATTGATGATTCACTGCCATTCATAATGAACATTTTGTTGGCGCAAACGTTTTTACTTTGCGGAGCGGTAGTCGTAATATTACTCAACTCCTCGTCGTTGCTAATAGTTACACTCATTCCGGTTTCTGTGCTCTACCATCGTATTCAATGTCCGTATCGAGCGTCGTCGAGAGAGCTGCGACGACTTGAAGAAGCGGCTAACGCGCCACTGCTCGATACAATGCGTGATGCGCTGGACGGTGGGGTGGTAATTCGCAGTTTGGGCGGTAGAGTGGTGATGTCTCACCTGCGGCGTGCGAGTCGAAACACGGATCTGTTGTTGCGAGTAAAGTTTAATTCCATGCTTCTCGGTGCATGGTTTACCATCCGGCTGGAGCTTGTTGGCCTCCTTCCACTTATTTTTGTAGGAGGCACCGCTACCTATTACCATGGCAGCGCCTCCGCCCCTTTTATAGGGCTTGCACTCGCCTATGTGCAGCCCCTGACGTCATATGTGGGAGGCTTGCTTGGTGCGTTTGCCTCCACGGAAACAGAGCTTATTAGCGTGGAGCGCGTGAGACAATACTTTTCATTGGCGAGCGAGGAGCCACGAACTCTGGGCATGTTTTTTTCACCTCCACGCTCCAACTGGCCCAGCGGTGGTCAAGTTGTTTTGAGCAACGTGTCAATGCGGTACGACCCAAGCGGACCGGAGGTGTTGCGGTCGCTGAGCTTTCATGTAAATGCTGGGGAGAAGGTGGCGATAGTAGGCCGGACAGGAGCGGGGAaatcttccattttttcggCGTTGCTCCGACTTGTGGAAATCGAGTCGGGATCCATCCACATCGATGGATACGACACTCGGCGGCTACCACTTGAGGTTCTACGCACCCGCTTAAGTGTCCTTCCGCAACAACCGTTCATCTTTAGTGGTTCACTCCGGCAGAACATTGACCCATTTGGGCTTCACTCGGAAGACGCTGTGCGTGACGTTGCAACCTCCGTTAAACTAGACGGTGTTGCATTGGATTACAATGTCACTGACAGCAGTCGCGTCAGTGGAGGTCAACGCCATCTGATTGCACTTGCCCGTGTAATACTCCAGCGGTCtccactgctgttgttggatGAACCGACTGCACAAAGTAGTGCCGAGGCGGAGGCAGCGTTGTGGAGCTCGTTGGCCGAACATCTGAGGAGTACAACGGTGTTGTGCATCACACACAAATTGTCACATATTGACTTCTTCGATCGTGTCATTGTCATTGAGAATGGCCATGTTGCTGGTGACGGAACTGTTGCTCAACTCCGAGCGGCCTCTGTGTGGCCGTTTTCGTCCCCCAATGCCGATGCTTCGCTCACATAA